In one Verrucomicrobiia bacterium genomic region, the following are encoded:
- a CDS encoding ABC transporter permease subunit has protein sequence MRNAFVLARKEFTCFCRSWTGVLVFVIFYILSGAFFSLLVTSYARISMESARQGMQVVEGLGLTRFVFSTLFLNLSVVLFFLVPAMTMRSFAEERKLQTLELLYTYPFSDFEILWGKFLGLVWIFEALFLPTIGYLVIIRWLGGEFDWGPVLTAYLGFWLLGNAFLALGLFVSSLTESQVISAVVTFAFLILFWIMDWVALVTEEPWSTFFKMLSPLGHYREFTLGIVDLSHVVYFIFFHFYFLFLTLRSIETRNWKA, from the coding sequence GTGAGAAACGCCTTCGTCTTAGCGCGAAAAGAATTCACCTGCTTTTGCCGCTCCTGGACCGGCGTGCTGGTGTTCGTCATTTTTTACATCCTCTCAGGCGCTTTCTTCTCGCTGCTCGTGACCAGTTACGCGCGCATTTCCATGGAATCCGCGCGCCAGGGCATGCAGGTCGTGGAAGGCCTGGGGCTGACGCGCTTTGTCTTCAGCACGCTTTTCCTGAACCTGAGCGTGGTGCTCTTTTTCCTGGTGCCGGCCATGACCATGCGGTCTTTCGCCGAAGAGCGCAAGCTCCAGACGCTGGAGCTTTTGTACACGTACCCGTTCTCGGACTTTGAAATCCTGTGGGGGAAATTCCTCGGCCTCGTCTGGATCTTCGAGGCGCTTTTCCTGCCGACGATCGGCTACCTCGTGATCATCCGCTGGCTGGGCGGGGAATTCGACTGGGGGCCGGTGCTGACCGCTTATCTCGGCTTCTGGCTCCTGGGCAATGCGTTTCTCGCGCTGGGGCTTTTTGTTTCGTCGCTTACCGAAAGCCAGGTGATCAGCGCGGTCGTGACGTTCGCATTCCTCATCCTGTTCTGGATCATGGACTGGGTGGCGCTGGTCACCGAAGAGCCGTGGTCGACGTTTTTCAAGATGCTTTCCCCTCTCGGGCATTACCGCGAATTCACGCTCGGGATCGTGGACCTGTCGCATGTTGTGTATTTCATCTTCTTTCATTTTTATTTCCTGTTCCTGACGCTGCGGTCCATCGAGACCCGGAATTGGAAGGCCTGA
- a CDS encoding YggS family pyridoxal phosphate-dependent enzyme: MESIAAKFEQLQLEVANAARKAGRDPASVRIVLVTKFVEPSRILEAYQAGARDFGENRIQEFQSKKDGLPTDIAWHLIGSLQSNKVKDAVGQAALIHSLDRPELAAEIDRQAAKRNIPRVPCLIQVNSSGEETKSGFEAGDVVRFLASLSPESRVEIKGFMTIGPLTQDEALIRASFRKVRDLQAKARAAFPRLDFGILSMGMSADYKIAIEEGSTLIRVGSFVFGSRPAKAA; encoded by the coding sequence ATGGAATCCATCGCTGCAAAGTTCGAGCAGTTGCAACTTGAAGTCGCAAACGCGGCACGCAAAGCCGGACGCGATCCCGCGTCAGTGCGCATCGTGCTCGTCACCAAATTCGTCGAGCCCTCGCGCATCCTCGAAGCCTACCAGGCCGGCGCGCGCGATTTCGGCGAAAACCGAATCCAGGAATTCCAATCCAAAAAAGACGGCCTTCCCACGGACATTGCCTGGCATCTGATCGGCTCACTCCAGTCCAACAAAGTCAAAGACGCGGTGGGGCAGGCGGCTCTCATCCACTCGCTTGACCGTCCGGAGCTTGCCGCGGAGATCGACCGTCAGGCCGCGAAGCGGAACATCCCGCGGGTGCCTTGCCTTATCCAGGTCAACAGCTCCGGGGAAGAAACCAAATCCGGTTTCGAGGCCGGGGACGTCGTGCGATTCCTCGCGTCGCTCTCCCCAGAGTCGCGGGTGGAAATCAAAGGCTTCATGACCATCGGGCCTCTGACGCAGGACGAAGCTTTGATCCGCGCCTCGTTCCGTAAAGTCCGGGATCTCCAGGCCAAGGCGCGCGCGGCTTTCCCGCGCCTGGATTTCGGCATCCTCTCCATGGGCATGTCCGCGGATTATAAAATCGCGATCGAAGAAGGTTCCACGCTTATCCGGGTGGGAAGTTTTGTCTTCGGGAGCCGCCCGGCCAAGGCCGCCTAA
- a CDS encoding Gldg family protein has translation MRYVLIRTQLLFVSVILFITFMLMMMIVSRYNRRWDFTQEKMYSLADSTRQILQRMGGHKLEVLAFYPQEDPARKDIEVFFKQIEMTHPNFKYAFYDPDRVPRLAKENHIKDIYTVVIRYQDRMERISRPTEESFANALLRLADPRVLDLCFSTGHNEASIAREDRNGMKMFRDVLEYNNYALHEIILTRDGVPDRCQVLVVAGPHRDMDPKEYEALRTAFDQGKGIFFMIDPMDPGTGQSFHDFFKAFGIFLGNDVIVDKMSRMVGGDFLVPLVNQYLSTHPITADFKITSFFPVARTVQPSTDNVPDMEVSPLAFTGSGSWAESDLGALEKGDASFQAESDLSGPLALAVASEKKTADGKSGGRLIVVGDSDFITNAYVDLSGNEDLALRMIHWLAKDDRAVAIPQKTLRYKPLFMTPVQQRIVLALAILGFPAFYLLSGMLRIFIRQKTS, from the coding sequence ATGCGCTACGTGCTGATCCGCACCCAGCTCCTGTTTGTCTCCGTGATCCTTTTCATCACGTTCATGCTGATGATGATGATCGTGTCCCGCTACAACCGGCGCTGGGACTTCACGCAGGAGAAGATGTATTCGCTGGCCGATTCCACGCGCCAGATCCTGCAGCGCATGGGCGGCCACAAGCTCGAGGTTCTGGCCTTTTATCCCCAGGAGGACCCGGCCCGCAAGGACATCGAGGTCTTCTTCAAGCAGATCGAGATGACGCACCCGAATTTCAAATACGCCTTTTACGATCCGGACCGCGTGCCGCGCCTGGCGAAAGAAAACCACATCAAGGACATCTACACCGTCGTGATCCGCTATCAGGACCGGATGGAAAGGATATCGCGCCCCACCGAAGAAAGCTTTGCCAACGCGCTCCTGCGCCTGGCCGATCCGCGCGTGCTCGACCTGTGTTTTTCCACCGGGCATAACGAGGCCTCCATCGCGCGGGAAGACCGCAACGGCATGAAGATGTTCCGCGACGTGCTCGAATACAACAATTACGCGCTGCACGAAATCATCCTGACGCGCGACGGCGTGCCGGACCGCTGCCAGGTGCTGGTCGTGGCCGGGCCGCACCGCGACATGGACCCGAAAGAATACGAGGCCCTGAGGACCGCTTTCGACCAGGGCAAAGGCATTTTTTTCATGATCGATCCCATGGACCCGGGAACCGGCCAGTCGTTCCACGATTTTTTCAAGGCGTTCGGCATTTTCCTCGGCAATGACGTGATCGTGGACAAAATGAGCCGCATGGTCGGAGGAGATTTCCTCGTGCCGCTCGTCAACCAATACCTGTCCACGCATCCGATCACCGCGGACTTCAAGATCACGAGTTTTTTTCCCGTGGCCAGGACCGTGCAGCCGAGCACAGATAACGTGCCGGACATGGAAGTGTCACCGCTGGCGTTCACGGGTTCGGGAAGCTGGGCCGAATCCGATCTGGGCGCCCTGGAAAAAGGGGACGCTTCCTTCCAGGCCGAGTCCGATCTTTCGGGCCCGCTGGCTCTCGCCGTCGCCTCCGAAAAGAAAACCGCGGACGGAAAAAGCGGCGGACGCCTCATCGTGGTGGGCGACAGCGATTTCATCACCAACGCCTACGTCGACCTTTCCGGCAATGAAGATCTGGCGCTGCGCATGATCCACTGGCTGGCCAAAGACGACCGCGCCGTCGCGATCCCGCAGAAAACCCTGCGGTACAAGCCGCTCTTCATGACGCCGGTCCAGCAGCGGATTGTGCTCGCCCTCGCGATCCTGGGCTTCCCGGCCTTTTACCTGCTGAGCGGCATGCTGCGCATCTTCATCCGGCAGAAGACGTCATGA
- a CDS encoding DUF4340 domain-containing protein: MKFSVTVVFFLLFLLVAYFYVTLMPPESAKSPASQTAGKVLPLEEGDEIAFLGIHNKEKHEDVVLVREDKTWRMKEPADDLAEAATVESLVLALTLSSKARRLMPEKGWDEYGLKDPRLVVEVQTQKRPETRRLFFGDDAPVGSFVYARWEGEKDYFLIDRNMKRVFESSPLSFRERRIFTVPLKDIQRIRIQNPQHSYEVLQKDSQWFWTEPVALLGDSLTEEHRDRLLSEMANLFVKEFLGAAKSKKAREYGLMTPHGSITIWAAGTDPAAELVLGNELPEQDAIYSQKNGEENIFLVSRGKILAFFESLEAMTRAPAA; this comes from the coding sequence ATGAAATTTTCTGTGACCGTCGTCTTTTTTCTTCTCTTCCTGCTCGTCGCTTATTTCTACGTCACGCTCATGCCGCCCGAATCCGCCAAAAGCCCCGCATCCCAGACCGCGGGCAAGGTGCTGCCGCTCGAAGAAGGCGACGAGATCGCGTTTCTCGGCATCCACAACAAGGAAAAGCACGAGGACGTCGTTCTTGTGCGCGAGGACAAGACCTGGCGCATGAAAGAGCCGGCCGACGACTTGGCGGAAGCGGCCACGGTTGAAAGCCTGGTGCTCGCGCTCACGCTCAGCTCGAAAGCGCGGCGCCTCATGCCGGAAAAAGGCTGGGACGAATACGGTTTGAAGGATCCGAGGCTCGTCGTCGAGGTCCAGACACAGAAGCGGCCGGAAACCCGCCGCCTGTTTTTCGGGGACGATGCGCCCGTCGGCAGTTTCGTCTATGCGCGCTGGGAAGGCGAGAAGGATTACTTCCTGATCGACCGGAACATGAAGCGCGTTTTCGAGAGCAGCCCGCTGTCTTTCCGGGAAAGGCGCATCTTCACCGTGCCGCTGAAAGACATCCAGAGAATCCGCATCCAGAACCCGCAGCATTCCTACGAAGTGCTTCAGAAAGATTCCCAATGGTTCTGGACGGAGCCTGTCGCGCTGCTGGGCGACTCGCTGACCGAAGAGCACCGTGACCGGCTGCTTTCGGAGATGGCCAACCTGTTCGTCAAAGAATTTCTCGGCGCCGCCAAAAGCAAGAAGGCCAGGGAATACGGGCTCATGACCCCGCACGGCAGCATCACGATCTGGGCCGCCGGCACGGACCCCGCGGCCGAGCTGGTCCTGGGCAACGAGCTTCCGGAGCAGGACGCGATCTATTCGCAGAAAAACGGCGAGGAAAATATCTTTCTCGTTTCGCGCGGGAAAATCCTGGCCTTTTTCGAATCCCTCGAAGCCATGACCCGGGCGCCCGCCGCTTGA